A part of Aegilops tauschii subsp. strangulata cultivar AL8/78 chromosome 2, Aet v6.0, whole genome shotgun sequence genomic DNA contains:
- the LOC141041864 gene encoding L-type lectin-domain containing receptor kinase IX.1-like — translation MAGFSTATTCALFIIFFYLPAPVVSLSFNYSTFSSADQNDIKIEGDASFSVGWIDISANRFGNIDYSNGRASYNARPMLLWDKATGEVASFTTRFSFAISGDINSKGQGMAFFLAAYPSSLPARCIDYNLALTNQSADAVATGDSRFVAVEFDTYNNTVVSDPRETYDHIGIDVSSLRSVSTLTLPSFELTDNLTAVIEYDNVSSILAVTVWVGDDRSGQARNRNYSLSSKVDLKSALPEQVSVGFSASTSNAIELHQLRSWSFSSSLEPPPPPSPPSVPTSSPSRPGPGVIAGAAAGATLFLVLLFAATAALVVRRRHRQRIVETEEHYTDSEGEGDPMTEIEMGTGPRRFPYQELVEATRNFAAEEKLGQGGFGAVYRGYLREPAGLAVAIKRFSKHESSLQGKREYKSEIKVISRLRHRNLVQLLGWCHGREELLLVYELMPNRSLDIHLHGKQAGTFLTWPMRMKILLELGSALLYLHEEWEQCVLHRDIKPSNVMLDESFGAKLGDFGLARLVDHAAGTQTMTAVSGTPGYLDPQCIVTGRASAESDVYSFGVVLLEVACGRKPMSMIPPDQDQQRKNGGVFRLVEWAWGLYGRGAILEAADEQLNSDYDAVEVERVMVVGLWCAHPDTTARPTIREAMATLHNCSQLPVLPSKMPVPTYAAPPLAFGDEVGLSTSLTSSSSSVPPPTSGTTRTISSDASTSTTSSNKPSSSLLKHQY, via the coding sequence ATGGCTGGCTTTTCAACAGCAACCACCTGTGCtctcttcatcatcttcttctacCTCCCTGCTCCTGTCGTCTCCCTGTCCTTCAACTACTCCACTTTCAGCTCGGCGGACCAGAACGACATCAAGATCGAAGGCGACGCGTCGTTCAGCGTCGGATGGATCGACATCAGCGCCAACAGGTTCGGTAACATCGACTACAGCAATGGCCGGGCGTCGTACAACGCCAGGCCGATGCTGCTATGGGACAAGGCGACAGGCGAGGTGGCCAGCTTCACCACCCGCTTCTCGTTCGCCATCTCCGGCGACATCAACAGCAAGGGCCAAGGGATGGCCTTCTTCCTTGCCGCCTACCCGTCCAGCCTCCCGGCCCGCTGCATCGATTACAACCTCGCCCTCACCAACCAGAGCGCGGACGCCGTGGCGACCGGCGACAGCCGGTTCGTGGCGGTGGAGTTTGACACCTACAACAATACGGTGGTGTCCGATCCCCGTGAGACCTATGACCACATCGGCATCGATGTCAGCTCCCTCCGGTCGGTCAGCACGCTGACCCTGCCGAGCTTCGAGCTCACGGACAACCTGACCGCTGTCATCGAGTACGACAATGTTAGCAGCATCTTGGCGGTGACGGTATGGGTCGGTGATGATAGATCCGGCCAAGCGAGGAACCGGAATTACAGCCTTAGCTCCAAGGTTGACCTCAAGAGCGCACTGCCGGAGCAGGTCTCCGTTGGCTTCTCCGCGTCCACATCCAACGCCATCGAACTGCATCAGCTACGCTCTTGGTCCTTCAGCTCTTCGTTggaaccgccgccgccaccatcaCCACCGTCAGTACCAACATCCTCCCCGTCAAGGCCGGGCCCTGGAGTTATAGCCGGGGCAGCTGCTGGCGCGACATTGTTCCTCGTGCTCCTCTTTGCTGCGACAGCAGCACTAGTAGTGCGGCGCCGCCATCGCCAGAGAATCGTGGAGACAGAGGAGCACTACACAGACTCGGAAGGCGAAGGTGACCCGATGACGGAGATTGAGATGGGGACAGGGCCAAGGCGATTCCCATACCAAGAGCTTGTGGAAGCGACCAGGAACTTCGCCGCGGAGGAGAAGCTTGGGCAAGGTGGCTTTGGTGCGGTTTACCGAGGCTACCTGAGAGAGCCAGCTGGGCTTGCTGTGGCCATCAAGAGGTTCTCCAAGCATGAGTCCTCCCTGCAAGGAAAGAGGGAATACAAGTCGGAGATCAAGGTGATAAGCAGGCTGCGCCACCGGAACCTGGTGCAGCTCCTCGGTTGGTGCCATGGCCGAGAGGAGCTCCTGCTGGTCTACGAGCTCATGCCGAACCGCAGCCTCGACATCCATCTCCATGGCAAGCAGGCGGGCACCTTCCTCACTTGGCCGATGAGGATGAAGATATTGCTGGAGCTTGGGTCTGCACTGCTGTACCTCCACGAGGAGTGGGAGCAATGCGTGCTGCACCGGGACATCAAGCCCAGCAACGTGATGCTCGACGAGTCCTTCGGAGCCAAGCTCGGGGACTTTGGGCTAGCGAGGCTTGTCGACCACGCCGCCGGGACGCAGACGATGACCGCAGTCTCAGGGACTCCGGGCTACTTAGACCCCCAGTGCATCGTCACTGGCAGGGCCAGCGCCGAGTCCGACGTGTACAGCTTCGGCGTGGTGTTGCTTGAGGTGGCGTGCGGCAGGAAGCCGATGAGCATGATCCCACCTGACCAGGACCAGCAGCGCAAGAACGGCGGCGTCTTCCGGCTAGTCGAGTGGGCCTGGGGCTTGTACGGCCGGGGAGCCATCCTTGAGGCTGCCGATGAGCAGCTCAACAGCGACTACGACGCAGTGGAGGTGGAGAGGGTGATGGTCGTCGGGCTGTGGTGCGCGCACCCGGACACGACCGCGCGGCCGACCATCAGGGAAGCCATGGCCACGCTCCACAACTGCAGCCAGCTGCCCGTGCTCCCCTCCAAGATGCCAGTGCCGACGTACGCAGCGCCGCCGCTTGCCTTCGGTGACGAAGTTGGGCTGTCGACGTCGCTGACGTCGTCTAGCTCCAGCGTGCCGCCACCAACCTCTGGTACAACAAGGACAATTTCCTCGGACGCTAGCACCTCGACGACCAGTTCAAACAAGCCATCTTCTTCTCTACTGAAACATCAGTACTAG
- the LOC109745175 gene encoding L-type lectin-domain containing receptor kinase IX.1, giving the protein MVGFSTSTTCALLLLLIFFFYLPTVAIALSFNYSTFSSADQNAIKIEGDASFSVGWVDISANRYGSIDYSNGRVSYNAQAMLLWDRATGKVASFTTRFSFVISGNISSKGQGMAFFLAGYPSSLPARCPDYNLALTNQSADAVAAGDSRFVAVEFDTFNNTVVSDPHDTFDHIGIDISSLQSVRTLTMPSFELTGNLTADINYDNVSSILSVTVWLGDDNEGKPRNRSYNLRSKVDLKSALPEQVSVGFSASTSNAIELHQLHSWSFISSLEPPPPPAAAISSLSRLGPGVIAGAAAGASVSLVLIFAAIVALVVRRHHQQKMVETDEYHTDSEGEGDPMMEIEMVKGPRRFPYHELVEATRNFAAEEKLGQGGFGAVYRGYLREPAGLPVAIKRFSKHDSSLQGKREYKSEIKVISRLRHRNLVQLLGWSHGREELLLVYELMPNRSLDIHLHGKQGTFLTWPMRMKIVMELGSALLYLHEEWEQCVLHRDIKPSNMMLDESFGAKLGDFGLARLVDHAAGTQTMTAVSGTPGYLDPQCVVTGRASAESDVYSFGVVLLEVVCGRKPMSFTATDQDQQQKNGGVFRLVEWVWGLYGRGAILESADKLLNGDLDAAEVERVLVVGLWCAHPDPSARPTIREAMAKLHSKVDKLPVLPSKMPVPTYAQPPFGLDMDDGLSTLLTSSTSTSVPPHTTCTTTSSSDGRGSTSTTS; this is encoded by the coding sequence ATGGTTGGCTTTTCGACATCCACCACTTGTGCTCTCCTCCTCctgctcatcttcttcttctacctTCCTACTGTTGCTATCGCCTTGTCCTTCAACTACTCCACATTCAGCTCAGCGGACCAGAACGCCATCAAGATCGAAGGTGACGCATCCTTCAGCGTTGGATGGGTCGACATCAGCGCCAACAGGTACGGCAGCATAGACTACAGCAATGGCCGGGTGTCGTACAATGCCCAGGCGATGCTGCTATGGGACAGGGCAACCGGCAAGGTTGCCAGCTTCACCACGCGGTTCTCGTTCGTCATCTCCGGCAACATCAGCAGCAAGGGGCAAGGCATGGCCTTCTTTCTCGCCGGCTACCCGTCCAGCCTGCCAGCCCGCTGCCCTGACTACAACCTCGCCCTCACCAACCAGAGCGCGGATGCCGTGGCGGCCGGCGACAGCCGGTTCGTGGCGGTGGAGTTCGACACCTTCAACAATACGGTGGTGTCTGACCCCCACGATACCTTCGACCACATCGGCATCGACATCAGCTCCCTCCAGTCGGTGCGCACACTGACTATGCCAAGCTTCGAGCTGACGGGCAACCTGACTGCCGACATCAACTACGACAATGTTTCCAGCATCTTGTCAGTGACGGTGTGGCTCGGTGATGATAACGAAGGCAAGCCAAGAAACAGGAGTTACAACCTTCGCTCCAAGGTTGACCTCAAGAGCGCACTGCCGGAGCAGGTCTCGGTCGGCTTCTCCGCATCCACATCCAACGCCATCGAACTGCATCAGCTACACTCTTGGTCCTTCATATCTTCGTtggaaccgccgccgccgccagcagcAGCAATATCTTCCCTGTCAAGGCTGGGTCCGGGAGTTATAGCCGGGGCAGCTGCTGGTGCATCAGTGTCCCTCGTGCTCATCTTCGCCGCTATAGTGGCACTTGTTGTGCGTCGCCACCATCAACAAAAAATGGTGGAGACGGATGAGTACCACACTGACTCGGAAGGCGAAGGTGACCCGATGATGGAGATCGAGATGGTGAAGGGGCCAAGGCGGTTCCCATACCACGAGCTCGTGGAAGCGACGAGGAACTTTGCCGCGGAGGAGAAGCTTGGGCAAGGTGGCTTCGGTGCGGTTTACCGAGGCTACCTGAGAGAGCCAGCTGGGCTTCCCGTGGCCATTAAGAGGTTCTCCAAGCATGATTCTTCCCTGCAAGGAAAGAGGGAGTACAAGTCAGAGATCAAGGTGATAAGCAGGCTGCGCCACCGGAACCTCGTGCAGCTCCTCGGCTGGAGCCATGGCCGCGAGGAGCTCCTGCTGGTTTACGAGCTCATGCCCAACCGCAGCCTCGACATCCATCTCCATGGCAAGCAGGGCACCTTCCTCACATGGCCGATGAGGATGAAGATAGTGATGGAACTCGGGTCTGCGCTGCTCTACCTCCACGAGGAGTGGGAGCAGTGCGTGCTGCACCGGGACATCAAGCCCAGCAACATGATGCTAGACGAGTCATTTGGAGCTAAGCTGGGCGACTTCGGGCTCGCAAGGCTTGTCGACCATGCCGCCGGGACGCAGACTATGACCGCAGTCTCAGGGACTCCGGGCTACTTGGACCCCCAGTGTGTCGTCACCGGCAGGGCCAGCGCCGAGTCAGACGTGTACAGCTTCGGCGTGGTTCTGCTGGAGGTGGTGTGCGGCAGGAAGCCGATGAGCTTCACTGCGACCGATCAGGACCAGCAACAAAAGAACGGTGGCGTGTTCCGGCTGGTTGAGTGGGTTTGGGGGCTGTACGGCCGGGGAGCCATTCTAGAGTCCGCCGACAAGCTGCTGAATGGTGACTTAGACGCAGCAGAGGTGGAGAGGGTGCTGGTCGTCGGGCTGTGGTGTGCACACCCGGACCCGAGCGCGCGGCCGACCATCAGAGAAGCCATGGCCAAGCTCCACTCCAAGGTCGACAAGCTGCCGGTGCTCCCCTCCAAGATGCCGGTGCCGACATATGCTCAGCCACCGTTCGGCTTGGACATGGACGACGGGCTGTCAACGTTGCTGACATCGTCCACCAGCACCAGCGTCCCACCGCACACCACTTGTACGACAACCAGTTCTTCGGACGGACGTGGTAGCACCTCGACGACCAGTTAA